From a single Silene latifolia isolate original U9 population chromosome 6, ASM4854445v1, whole genome shotgun sequence genomic region:
- the LOC141587670 gene encoding polyadenylate-binding protein 2: MQQGLQGQRPARRRGSRPVQQNQQTLPMMQQQMLPRGRVSEYPPGCNISEPVPITALAITLANPSPEHQRTMLGESLYPLMDIIEHENAAKVTGMPLEMDQPEVLHLLESLDALKTKVSEAICPLFV, translated from the exons ATGCAGCAGGGATTACAGGGTCAGCGACCGGCTAGAAGGCGTGGTTCTCGTCCCGTTCAGCAGAATCAACAAACTTTGCCTATGATGCAGCAACAGATGCTTCCAAGAGGGCGTGTTTCCGAATACCCACCTGGCTGTAACATATCTGAG CCTGTCCCGATTACTGCTTTAGCAATTACATTGGCTAACCCATCTCCAGAACATCAGCGAACGATGCTGGGAGAAAGCTTGTACCCACTAATGGACATCATAGAGCATGAGAATGCAGCGAAGGTGACAGGTATGCCTCTTGAGATGGACCAGCCAGAAGTTTTGCACTTGCTCGAATCCCTAGATGCTTTAAAGACCAAAGTTTCTGAAGCAATATGTCCACTATTTGTATGA